The stretch of DNA AAAGAATTCCGTTCTTCCCGTCAGATGGAACACCTACCCTCAAAATATATTTGCCAGATGACTGGAGTGAGTTTTCACCCGTATGCAGTACTGGAAATGAAAATTGCTTGTTTAACAGCGTGTCAATTGTGATGAAGATGAGGCAGAGcaggttctttcgaaaaagtgtgtcaaatgcccggaGGTCGCCCGGGGTATGCAAATGCAAATTCCCAACCCCTGGTGGCGACAACGTGTGCAAATGCCCTGCAGTTGCCTGGGAATGGGGTATGGGCTTTGCGGAAATTGGGGGTTTCCTTCCAACTACATTTTTCTTGGGGGGTAAGGTAGATACAACATTTTTCTTTAGGGTTCTAACATAATTACGTTTTTTCTAAAGGGTGACccatttctcttttattttttcgaAATGTAGTCAGCATTAAATAACTATTTTTCTAAAGGGGGGTAACCTCACTGGATATCATCAACTGGATCGTTATAGATATcggcaaaaataataaaattctgAACATATTCTTTACAAATGGACTAAATTCTGAGGGTATTGGtggataaaataatttcttaagGGATACATGTATGACATCAATCGTCAACAGGGGGGGTGTGGATATTAAATGGAatggcccttcgtcagagcgaagcgAGGAATTAtcggttacgtgtaatttttatagtagagtaggagctacgctattggtggtaacatggcaacttgaaaaataggaatatattagttaaatgaaaagcgttcgttaataccgtgaggattaagggtgcccatttggaagatgaatttttgttctagattcttgcggctttccatcgtacctagatgtagggaaaggccgcagctAGCCGTGTGTTATTTGGAGTGGTTAgcgagattaaaatgacgagcgactggcttagatgcatctttgtcattcttctcaacatcgcaaaggtgttcgcggaatcggtcacctagtcgtctacctgtctcgccaatgtataatttattgcataacgtacaggttatgcaataaatgacatttgcagtggtacatgtgaaacaatcggtgatcttaacagatcgcttacatgtaggtcccgatatcttgctagtgttaacaatgaaaagacaagttttgcatcgtgagcgcgcgcatttgaaagtgccgggttcctcgttagttttgagcgcgcttctaactaaaaaggtgcctacgtttttgtcgcgtttgaatgaaataagtggaggttaaacgtcagctttcagaatctctgtacggtggccaatttacattatcaactccgttgataaaaccaattttttttatttctcttacATTGTGCGATACTTGTCATAACAGGGTGGAatcaatctggaaaaaaaagtcGTCATTTGCCATTTCAGCAAAGCACGTGTTGAAAATGACACATCCCCTTTTTCCTTTGACATTGAGGCAAGGGTATGCACAAACTGCTTGTCACATTGACAAGGAAAAAGGTTATAGAATTACCTTTGAAAATGTACCAATTAAGCTAATTCCACCATCCTCGGTAATGTCTTTTCCTGGTGAGTTAAAAAATCACCATGAGGAAAGCAAAGGAAGTTGCCCCTGCTTTCCAAAATCGAGCAAAGGAACATACGTCAAGGTATGCCCGTTTCCAATAATTATGTATACATACACACTGTATGTCGatgtaaaaacatgttttattataCTGACAGTGTactagaaaataaaatttgccatCGTTGTAACGGCATATACTTAAGTTCCAAGTTTATTGCAAATTACTTAGTTTAACTTAGCCGAGTGCTCCGGCCTAATTCCACACATGCCACCTGAGCCGCTCCAGAGGATAATGAATCAAATTTAATACAACCAGACAGAAAcctagatcttgacaagtgtcattgaaatccaaaaagaaaattgagggtagccatgcattttctAATATAATTGTTGAATAATAcgaaatacaaagtaatgtatggcgttctttctcaaatttctcaaattgaagcttaagtctctcaaaaatgcatggttacccccaattttctttttggataccaagagtacttactacggatagttttaaactgcacaaaaatatcactgtattagtatcacccaactagtggactaatgcaaatgctgcattttgattggctacgctactagaggactattagtattAGTCCTCGCGTAGAGAAAAGCGTGacattttctttcgttttattccccaataaatatttcttcaacttgcatttgctaactttattaaagccttttctgtccgactagttgggtgattctaaaacaataattattagacccttcgccctcaaggaccacgggtcaataacccatttGACTTCGCTTCACGGGCTATTGACCAGTAGTCCTTGCGGGAtaggggtctaattgttaattagtgagcatcaccgatagaaaatctgagtatctcgagatgagcaaaatgtatgtgcaataacaatagttaaggcaccgtccttaaaataatttaaaatcagCACAATATTGATATCAAACTCCCAAATCTACATACTCAGTCTGGTAATTTACAGTTAACATTGTTAATATCATATTCCATCTAATAGTTCAGCAAGGAACAAACAACtgtatcactgtattggtaagcatcattgataggaaacctgagtatctcaagatgcgcagaatgtatgcgcaataacaatagtaggcactgtccttaattacATTTTGATCCCGCAGTGGGCATGCAAGAGGGATGGGTCTATTCCTAATTATGTCAGAGACTGCTTTCCAATGCAAGAATTTGTCTTTAATAAAAACAGTAcacaaagcagtttgtgatggtAAATTAGAAAGATAGTAATTTGCCGAAAGCATGTATATAACAATAAGGGATCAAgtgacaaaatattaattttgcaaagTTAACAAAGGAAACATGTGACGATGAAATTGATCTaaacaattaaattattttgcaaGGATGGAATCgtcctttttgttttgttttggttacgATGTCATCCACCTGCATGTCATGTTGCTGTCTTTGTTAACTTCACAGATGACTTTAGAGAAGGCGAAACATGACCTCTTGTCATTAGTTTTTGTCATAAAATTTAAGAAGTGATCACATAATTTCTTATACAATGTGGATGAGATGTCAACACTTATAATATTTTTCTAAGGCTACAAATACCGGTAATTGAACCTGCATGCCTTCTTTATGGGATTGAGGGGGCAGAAAAATTCCAAATTGCAAtcaaaaatcatgtgattactttcCAGTTATCTAGTCATTAAAATCACCGTCAAACAAAAAGTTGTCAAGGAATGAAATATGATGTGGTGACTCAAAATCGATTGTTGTTGAAGCACGGAGGGCCCCTGCAGTAGCCATTAAATCTCGCTGTTCTCGTGAATGGCCTAAACTGGTACAGGTAGCCACTCCTCTAGACGTTGTGGAAGCACTTTTTTTATTCTTCTGCAAAGCCAGTCTGCTCTTCTGTTGATGGGATCTTAAAACTGCATTGGAACTTGATGCCGTTGAACTCTTCAGAGGAGTCAGTGAAGCACTTACCTGTTTTTCTGCTGCTGAAGGGTGAGCTTgaggcacattttcttttcctgcCATGTCCAATACATCTCTCACATGTAGCCTCGTGTCTTCTGACATGTGTTGTATTGTGTGCCAGATTCTACTTCCTTTCCGCTGGTTCTCTCGTGCCACCCTTCTTCCCTTCTCTAAATTGATCTTGCGTTTTAACTGCAAATCTTTCTTTGCGTCTTCATCATCTGAGTCTGGCACCCGCCCAATTTCTTGTCTGCCCACCATCGGTATCTCTGatctgattttatttatttcctctTTTGTTAGCTCCTGTTCCAACTTTTTCTGTGCCTCTTCCACTGCTCTGTCTCCCTTTTCctacagcaaaagttaacataACAACGTTGTTACCagtgcaataatattattgtttgtcaATGCAAACTGGCTATGCGATTGAATATTTAGCCTTTACCCAAGAGATTTCAATTTCATGAGAAGCCGTGTACCGTTGGTATACCACCGTCTATGTTGACACCAATTTGCCTCTCACTGCTGGCTGCTTTGGCGTGATTGTGCTCAAACCCTcataaaagacaagagtgacttCTGCATATTTTGGAATAGACCAGGCACCAgtatttaaacaatttatatTGAAATAAGGCAAGTGTTACCATGGTTAATCGGTTCCTTCTGTTGATGAATCTCTGCCGTCGCCTCTTCTCTTGGTCTGCTTTAGTTATTTGCTGATGTCTCTGATTACGGTAATACCGCTTGACCCTTTTTATGATCACTCCTCTTGAAGGTGGTACCACAGCATTGCCATCTTCATCAAATGCCATCATTTCATGAATGTACTGGTATATTTCATTGCAAAGGGAAGGATCAATTTCAGACCAAGGCACTGTTAATGGAGTGGGATGAAATGAATTACTGTAAAATCTTTAGGAAAAgtcaaaattaaatcaaaataataacaaGGGAGTCTATCATTTCCATCTATTGACTGCAGAAACATGAAGTACTTTAATTAGAGAGCTCTTGGTATCAAATCTAGGATATTATTTTTTATCCCTATTCGACTGATTCAAAGTCAATCTTAACAAATTAACCTCTACATTAATGTTCCtatgaaacagaaaaataaaattcagttgAAATGTCTTTAAAAGTCCAATAAAAGGTTTTTTAAATCCACAAttaattgggaaaaaaattCCCTGTGTACTTTGTTGACACCCAACGCCATTGCAGCACAAGGCAACTCATAATCCATATCCGGGCGGGATTGTCTTACACATTGAATGCTAACTGCAAGCAAAAATGGTTTACCTTTACTGGGATCAATACGGTCTTTAAATTCATATTGAAATGCATCCTTCATTACATCCTATcaaatattatacaaaagcaACCTGTTAGACGTCTATAGTCCTTATACAAATTGCCAAAGGCTTCATTTACTGTGTGAACAGACACAAACTTGCACACATTTAAGTGTGGATATCTGTAAAATCGACCGGGAATATAGAGATCTAACAATTGAATAACAGCATGAAAATTACAAACAACGCTAATAACAAATCACAAGATAGCCTTAGTGCATCTTTccatgaaaattaaaattgagcTCACCCcgattaataattttatttcagaCAACGTTAAAATTTCCTACCTCCGGTAATATTTATGGACGTCCACGCTTAcgtgatatatatttttcatcaTGAAtcaaggggtagtttctaaagaaactgtggtgctgcgtcggtggggaagtagtatacaaaaattttggtttatcaacggagttgataatgtaaattgaccaccgtacagagattctagtagaatctctgtacggtggtcaatttacattatcaactccgttgataaaccaaaatttttgtatttttcatcAATTGTCTAATCGTCTGTTCTGCAATCCCAAAATCTTTGGTTATACTTACCAAAGGCACAGATTTTGACGGAATAGTAGACTAAAATGAGAAACAATGAACGAGAAACGTGGTTAAAGAGAGTGTACACAGCTCTCTGCGAAGTAAACCACTTATCTTCAATTAATTGGCTTAATTGATGTACTTACGtgattctcctgtactgtttgCTCGATAAAAGAGCTCAGGGCATTTCTTGAGGCAGGATTATTCAACAGGACTTGAATCAGTTCTTCCGGATTCTCGACTTCCATGCTTAAGTATTCCTGTTTGTTAATTTACGAGAAAATCACGCTTGAAAACCAAGGAGAGAAGGCGGAGTAAATTGTTACGAATCCCGTCAAATCTTCGCAAAGAAAGTCACGCAATTCTTCGCTTACGATTTTCCTGTCGTGGGTCGTGCGCACGTCAATAGATGATTATCACAGTAATAGGGTGTTGCTAATGagaaaagtgaaactatttcgtCTCGGCTGACATAATTTCAAGAAATGGCCGAAAGTAACTCTGACACCGGTTATAGGAAGTGTTTTTGCCCCAATTGTCACGGTTGTTTGCGAGCACGAAGAACGGTATACAGGCATCACAAACTGTTTGGGTTGGACCGTTCAAGATGGTCAGGATGCTACAGTGAAAGTAACCAGCCAGCCAAAAAAGCGAGGTTTTCGGATTCTCACAAGCCGGATTTGGAAGGTGAATTTTGtcaacattttgttttgatcttgacatgtatagatggttttccccggaggttttcacagtgacgtcatcaaattctgaaaacaaaactgcaatttgttttgcatttttaactTTCAGAGGTTGAAGATgttctagaaataaatcttttttcaagtttcgagtTATATGAcatctttcgtttcgaaaatacagtattttGAATTGACGagttgtcaccttg from Montipora capricornis isolate CH-2021 chromosome 9, ASM3666992v2, whole genome shotgun sequence encodes:
- the LOC138015747 gene encoding uncharacterized protein, which codes for MEVENPEELIQVLLNNPASRNALSSFIEQTVQENHSTIPSKSVPLDVMKDAFQYEFKDRIDPSKVPWSEIDPSLCNEIYQYIHEMMAFDEDGNAVVPPSRGVIIKRVKRYYRNQRHQQITKADQEKRRRQRFINRRNRLTMEKGDRAVEEAQKKLEQELTKEEINKIRSEIPMVGRQEIGRVPDSDDEDAKKDLQLKRKINLEKGRRVARENQRKGSRIWHTIQHMSEDTRLHVRDVLDMAGKENVPQAHPSAAEKQVSASLTPLKSSTASSSNAVLRSHQQKSRLALQKNKKSASTTSRGVATCTSLGHSREQRDLMATAGALRASTTIDFESPHHISFLDNFLFDGDFND